Within the Microcoleus sp. bin38.metabat.b11b12b14.051 genome, the region TTGCGCGATCGCCGACTCTGACAGACCCTGTTGTTTCAACTTTAACAAACGCTGCCCCTCTGGGCCGATTTGCTCACCAAAAATTTGCCACTGAGAAGGCAGCAAACCCAAATTTCGATCTAAGTCTGCTTCCAGCCACTGGTGAACGAGTTCCCAGCGGTGCGACATGGCGAACCTGAGCAAATGGTACTTGAAGCGCTGCTGCAAATAATCTCTTTGGCGTGGTGTGATGCCCAGCAGCGACTCTATTTCATTAGTCGGCAAGTCTTGCAACCGCAGCACGAAGTAATCGGCGCAGTCTTTTTGATCGCGTTCTTTCAAGTAAGCGACTAATTCGTCTATCACGTTTTGCCGCAGAGATTCTGACTCGTCACCTAGCGAGCGAATTGCTGACGAACCCTGACGGGCCATCGCTTCTCGCACCGAGTGTACCGATGTGTCGTTCCAAGTTTGGTCGGAATCTGTAGCCCCCCCTTCGGCGGCTTGTTCCATATCTACAGAGGTTTCTTTCGGCTGCTGCTGGGAAAAAGTTTGGGCGCGTAAAATAATTAGTTGCTGGCTGCGGTTGCGAGGTAAAGGAATGCGCCGCTTGCCGAAGCGCTCTACAAACGCCATGTACTCTGCTAGTTCTAAGCGAGTGCGGGGACTGTAGGTAGGTGAAAGTTGGGTTTCGCGCCGGAATGCTTTTAAGGCTTCCAGATAAAATGCTTGCAAAAAATCTTTGATCAGTTCTACTCGCGCCTGATAGCTAGACTGCACCTGCGGAGGAGTTATGTAGCGATAGACGATCGCGCTGAGGGTACTGTGTAATTCTACTCGCCCGGGCCCGGAGCCTAAATTGTAATAGTGGAGGCATTGTTGCAAGCGGTGCTGAGCCAGGCTCTGGGCTGAACCTTCTATGTCTCCGGAGGTTTGAATCCGCTGGCTTTCTGTGCATATCCTAGTGACTTCTGCTGCGAGTCGGCCTGCTACATCTTGGCAGTTCTGCTCAGACGCGCGAGTGGACTTTTTAAGTTCGTCTAGCAGCAGTTGAAATATGGTGTCCACGCTCTGGCAGATTTCCCGCATGATGGTTTACAGCTAACAATGAAACTAGCACAGTTAGTACCAGTATGGATAAATGTTTTTTACAGCTACTTTACCTGGTTTCCCCGGGACAGGACAAACTGCAATGCCCTCAATCTCTTCCTCCGCAAAAACACGGAGGACTGGTTGTTTCTAATCTGTGGTGCTGGAGGCACCATCCGCCCAAAAGCCTGTTTGAGCGGTATTTGGTGGCAAGGGCGAGAACGGTTTTAGCAGCCACCAGTTTTTGGGCATCCTGCACCATAAATTTTGTCTCAGCTACCGAGATCGGGATTAATTAAATCTGGCTCGCGCGCCTGACGTTTTTAGACTGATCGGCTCAAATGTCAATTTGTCTAAATAATGCGGCTTTTTTTCGGCAAAACGGTCTATTTGGTTAGATATTTAATATTCATTTATTATATTCATGGGACTTGGGATTTGGGATTTTACATTTTCAGGCGTGCTGCTGGGTAATATATACTTGGACGCGCACCTGTTAACCTGAAATTTAAAATTTTAGATATCCCAGAACTGACTGATGGATTTAGACCAACAGATTCAAGCACTGATCGACCAAGCTCCGCCAGACGGTTCGACGCCACAAATCCTCAAGGCGATCGCCCCGGCGCTGATTTTAATCGCCCAACAGCTACAGCATCTCGAATACTCGATCCTGCAAGCGGTAGACCAAAGTTGGGCGATCGTGGTTTTGAGCAATCTCAAGGAACCGGGACGCGAGAAAAAGGTGGTTTATGCTTTTCCCACTTTTCAAGATGCGTCGTCGGCAGCCGCCGTTGGGGGCGATCGCGTCAGGCCAGTGCCTTTGCCCGTTACTCACATCTTATTTCAGATGATAGCTCTCGAAGGTCTAGACAGCATTGTTTTTTTTGAAAAGCCCGGGAATCAGGAAGTCGGGACGGAAATCCCCCGCCAGCAAGTGCAGGAGTTAGTTACCGTTTACTTGCAACAATATCGATCGGCTCCACCGCCGGATATTGCCTAAATATAGCCTTTGTCAATAAGTCTGAGTATGTCCGGTAATTGGTAATGGAGAATTGGTAATTGCTAATTGCTCGCGTTCTGCATAACGCACTTAAGCAGCGCCATAACTCAATTCCTGATGAATTGGTAATAGGGAATTCTCCATTACCAATTCTCTCTTACCAATTCCCCGCAAACTGTAACTTTTTAACGTTTAATAAAGCCGGCTCAAAACGTAATCGGCTAAATCAATCAAAGCTTGACTGGACTCTGAATGGGGCAGGGCAGCTAGGTATTCGACAGCTTGCTGTGCGTGATGGGTTGCTAGTTCTCGCGATCGCTCTATGCCGCGAGAATCTGCTACCAGTGACAAAGCCTGCTCTATATCTCCTTCTTGGGCGAACTCCCGTTCTATGAGAACTTCCAAGTAAGGCTTTTCTTCCAGGGCAAATAGGGCTGGTGCTGTCAGATTACCGCTTCTGAGATCCGAGCCTGCGGGTTTCCCCAAAGTTTCCGTAGAAGCGGTGAAATCTAATATATCATCTACTATTTGAAAGGCCAAACCAATGTTGCGACCGTAGTTGTACAAATCGTCTGCGATTTCCGCTGAAACTTCGCTCAAACAGCCGGCAGCTTTGGAACTGTTGGCAATTAAAGACGCTGTTTTGTAATAACTTTTTTCGAGGTACGCTTCGATCGACAAGCTAGTGTCAAATCCATTTAGTCCCTGTTGAATTTCCCCCTCAGCTAAATCCATAATCACTTCTGAAAGCAGTTTGACTACTGGCAGGTTGTCCAGATTCGCCAAGTGCCATGAAGATTGAGCAAACAGAAAATCTCCCGCCAATACGGCCACTCGGTTGTTAAACCGACTGTGTACTGTGGGTACTCCCCGCCGCAGATCCGACTCGTCTACTACGTCGTCGTGAACTAGGCTAGCTGTGTGGATCATTTCCGTGATTTCAGCGAGACGGCGGTGTTTTTCCGTAATTAGACGATCGGGCATCGTTGTCCGGGCCACCAATAAGACTATTGCGGGTCTCACCCGTTTTCCCTTTGTGCCGAATAAGTATTCTGCAGCCGCGTACAATATGGGATGACGGGCACCCACTAACTGTTTTAAGTTTTCTGTCAACAGTCGCAGGTCTTCTTCAACCGAGGAAAATAGGAGAGTGCTAGAGATCATGGATACGCCGACTCAAGCCGTAAAGTAACAAAATTTTACATATCATATCTTTATTTTAAGCCAATTCTCTGCAATAGGGAAGAAAATATAGGCGCTCGGCAGTTATTCTTCATCTGTCGCCGGTTAAAACTGACCCGATTGTCTCCCGAGACAGTCGGGTTGCCCCTATTTTATCGAATCCCCGCGGCTCGAATGTCAAGAAGTGGCCCGGGCGAGCAGCAAGGCAAGGCGCATACCCGGACA harbors:
- the sds gene encoding solanesyl diphosphate synthase, which translates into the protein MISSTLLFSSVEEDLRLLTENLKQLVGARHPILYAAAEYLFGTKGKRVRPAIVLLVARTTMPDRLITEKHRRLAEITEMIHTASLVHDDVVDESDLRRGVPTVHSRFNNRVAVLAGDFLFAQSSWHLANLDNLPVVKLLSEVIMDLAEGEIQQGLNGFDTSLSIEAYLEKSYYKTASLIANSSKAAGCLSEVSAEIADDLYNYGRNIGLAFQIVDDILDFTASTETLGKPAGSDLRSGNLTAPALFALEEKPYLEVLIEREFAQEGDIEQALSLVADSRGIERSRELATHHAQQAVEYLAALPHSESSQALIDLADYVLSRLY
- the hetZ gene encoding heterocyst differentiation protein HetZ, with translation MREICQSVDTIFQLLLDELKKSTRASEQNCQDVAGRLAAEVTRICTESQRIQTSGDIEGSAQSLAQHRLQQCLHYYNLGSGPGRVELHSTLSAIVYRYITPPQVQSSYQARVELIKDFLQAFYLEALKAFRRETQLSPTYSPRTRLELAEYMAFVERFGKRRIPLPRNRSQQLIILRAQTFSQQQPKETSVDMEQAAEGGATDSDQTWNDTSVHSVREAMARQGSSAIRSLGDESESLRQNVIDELVAYLKERDQKDCADYFVLRLQDLPTNEIESLLGITPRQRDYLQQRFKYHLLRFAMSHRWELVHQWLEADLDRNLGLLPSQWQIFGEQIGPEGQRLLKLKQQGLSESAIAQTLGSTVAQVQKRWFKLLELAWELRNSSDSGEGASSDE